The window CGTCCTGCAGGTTATACGACATTTCTATTTAGAGTTGGTATCGGGCAGTAAATACCGGTCTTCTTGTAAAAGTTTCTCACAGGCTTCTGCCGGTACAGGTTTACCAAACAGGTAACCCTGGGCCTCATCACACTGTTGGGCACATAAAAAAAACAACTGCTCCTCCGTCTCCACCCCCTCCGCTAAAACCTTCAACTCCAAAGCATGGGCCATGTCTATGATTAACCTGG is drawn from Candidatus Limnocylindrales bacterium and contains these coding sequences:
- a CDS encoding EAL domain-containing protein, producing the protein RLIIDMAHALELKVLAEGVETEEQLFFLCAQQCDEAQGYLFGKPVPAEACEKLLQEDRYLLPDTNSK